In Plectropomus leopardus isolate mb chromosome 20, YSFRI_Pleo_2.0, whole genome shotgun sequence, one DNA window encodes the following:
- the LOC121959935 gene encoding uncharacterized protein LOC121959935: protein MGQDLFGNTVPAQAACGVVMTDMSRDESVFILIKHCRDMKQQETRFRLITLLLLLSCTALYIFTIWADLRKHPNSGSSAQGSTDGPSPAYSKQDRDCPADHPERKPRIHLRPLPPCNKTWSACNITDGLYIRWDAEIGKKHLKDERAIVIPKEGTYFVYVRIALGCHDNDGTANFKMFYAGLSRWNEAYNETISLMYARDGISCTSQKFRSVFMGQLFNLFKGDHLRVRIDEGYKLITTSSFGAYLT, encoded by the exons ATGGGACAGGACCTGTTTGGAAACACTGTGCCAGCTCAGGCTGCCTGTGGGGTTGTAATGACAGATATGAGCCGGGATGAGTCTGTGTTCATTCTCATCAAACACTGCAGGGACATGAAGCAACAGGAGACGCGGTTCAGGCTCATTactctgctcctgctgctcagctgcacaGCACTCTACATCTTTACCATCTGGGCTGATTTAAGGAAACATCCCAACTCAGGATCCAGTGCACAAGGG AGCACAGATGGGCCAAGTCCAGCCTATTCCAAACAAGACAGAGACTGCCCTGCAG ATCATCCTGAAAGAAAACCGCGCATTCATCTCA GGCCTCTGCCTCCATGTAACAAGACTTGGTCTGCATGCAACATAACCGATGGACTCTACATCAGATGGGATGCCGAGATTggtaaaaaacacctcaaagatGAGCGTGCCATTGTGATTCCTAAGGAAGGCACCTATTTTGTCTACGTGAGGATTGCATTAGGCTGCCATGACAACGATGGGACAGCAAACTTCAAGATGTTCTACGCAGGGCTGAGCAGGTGGAACGAAGCGTACAATGAGACTATATCCCTGATGTACGCTCGCGATGGTATCTCATGCACTTCGCAAAAGTTCAGGAGCGTGTTTATGGGACAgctttttaatttgttcaaaGGAGATCATTTAAGGGTGCGGATTGATGAGGGCTACAAATTGATCACTACATCATCCTTTGGTGCATATCTCACATAG